The following DNA comes from Candidatus Nitrosotalea okcheonensis.
CAGTGAGGCCATAAGAGCTATAGGATTGACACCTTCTAGGAATCCGCCAAGTAATGGTTGTGATCCAATTGCAACAGCCCCAACATCAGACTTTATTCCAAAGGTTGAACCCAAGTAATTAACAAAGAGATCATGTATCTGGTGTTCAAATGCAAGACCCATTACACCTACTCCAATTGTCAATACAGCAAGTATTCCATATGGAACCCACATTGAAGGACCAGCTTCGTGTACATGGTGTCCTTCCTTTTCTAATTCTTCAATATGCTTGCTTTTATTACCAAAGAATACTAATCCAATCATCCTGGTTGTATAGAATGCCGTTATCACTGCAGTGACTACTGCAATTGTAAATAATGGAAGTGCCCAGGTGTTACCTGATTGATAAACTGCTGCAAATATGGCATCTTTACTCCAGAAACCTGTTGTGATAAATGGAGCTCCCATCAAGCCGAGACCGGCTGCCCACATGAAGATATAGGTCTTTTTCATGTATTTTCTCAGACCTCCCATATCGGTCATAAACCTAGAACCTACAACGTGTAATATAGAACCCGCAGCCATGAACAACGATGCCTTGAACATGGCATGTGAAATCAAATGGAAGAATCCAGCTGTATAACCATCAACAAATTGTTTTGAAAGACCAGCAACACCGAGAGCCATCATCATGTATCCTATCTGAGAACCAGTAGAGTATGCAAGAACTTTCTTTATTTCCGGATGTACCATTCCTTGTGTAGCAAGAAGAAGTGCAGTTATTGCCCCTACCCATGCTATTACCTCAAAGAACTGATCCATATTGATTCCAATTGCAGCCAATGCAAAGAATAGAGGAGCTAATCTTGCTACCAAAAATACACCGGCCTTTACCATTGTTGCAGCATGAATGAGTGCTGAAACTGCAGTAGGTCCTGTCATTGCTTCAAGTAGCCATTCATTTAGTGGAAATTGTGCAGATTTTCCTATTGCGCCACCAAACAACAAGACAGCGGCCGGAATCAACAAATGCTGTGCAGACATGGCAGTTGCCCAGCTAGTATTTTCAGTTAATTCCCTAAATCCAAAGGTACCTGCAAATGCAAAGATCAGGAACATGCCAGCCAGCATCATGATATCACCAACCTTGGTCATGATGAATGCCTTCATTCCAGAATGAGTCGGAGAATAATAGTCTATGAGACCAAGCACGTGTCGTCCTTCTGTTCCAACATAATCCTTCTTCTTGTCCCTATACCAAAATCCTACCAATGCATATGATGCAAGGCCTACTCCTTCCCAACCAAAGAAGAGTTGCAAAAAGTTATCAGACAAAACAATAAGCTGCATTGAACCCAAGAAGAATGCCATCCAGAAGAAGAATCTAGTTAGATCCTTGTCTCCTTTCATGTATCCAGTACTATATACAAATATCAAAAATGAAATCCAAGCAACAACATTGCTCATCAGTACAGCAAGTGGATCAGCTAAAACTCCAGCCTTTAGTCCAATTGATGAGATCCAAGGAATTTGGTTGTGTATCTCATGATTACCAAGGGCTGCCGGAAGAAGGGTCATGGCAGAGATTGCACTTGCAAGAGCAAATGCTACTGCAACAAAGCCAGTTGCACGTTTGGAAGCTTTTCCAACAGCTGGTATTACAACAGCTGCAATAAATGGCAGTATCCAAATTGCCCATACTCGAAGGTCTCCCAATCCAGAAATGAAATCAAAAGATAAAATTGCCATTTTCTAAATCCCCACCAATCCCTTCATGAAAGGAATTATTTGGTTAAAAAATATGTCCGGATATATTCCAATAACAACACTAAATCCTGCCAAGACCATCATTGGGCCTGTAACATACCAGTTGGCTTCTTTTGTTTTTTCCAGATGTTCTGGAAGTTTTCCAAAGAAGACTCGTTTTATCATCCATAGTATGTATGCCATTGTAATTACAGTTGCAACCAAACCTAGACCAAATGTAACCATTCGTATCATTGAGCCTTGTTGAATTGCAGTTTGGAGTGCACCATAAAACATTGTCCACTCTGCCATGAATCCACTAGTTGGTGGAATACCCATGAGAGTAAGGGCACCAATCATTGCGCAAACTGCTGTTATCGGCATTTTTCCTGCAAGACCTCCCATCTTTGTTATGCTACGAGTTCCAACTTGCAAAATTATTGCGCCAACCATCATGAACAAGATTACTTTTCCCAGACTGGTAGAGATAAAGAACAGTTCAGAACCAGAAAGGCCAAGTGCAGAAACAGAACCAATTCCAAATAAAATATATCCCATTTGACTAATGCTAGAATAAGCAAATAATTTTCTAATGTCATCTTGCACCAGTGCCATTATTCCGCCATAGATCATAGTTATCAAGCCCCAAATATTCAAGGCCAGAGCAAAGTGTTCGTATTGAGCAGGCATTAACATTACTATCAATCTAAAGAGTCCGTATGCACCAACTCCTAACATAGCTCCAGAGGACAGTGCGTTAAGGGGTGTTGGTGAAGCCCGGTACACATGTGGCAACCACATGTGTACTACAAATGCTGCCATCTTTACTGCAAGCCCAACTATGATTGCAACGGCTGCAAGTGCGAGAATATGCGGCGGTATACCATGTGTTTTGATGTCTGCATAATTGAAGCTGCCAACACTGAGACCGATTGAAAGAAAACCAAGCAAAAGAATAACAGCACCAACATGAGTCCAGAAAAAGAACAGTAATGCTACTCTTCGTCTTGATTCATACCCCCAAATTGCTAGCATGAAAAATGCCGGAATAAGCATGACCTCAAAGAAGACATAAAATTCTATCAAATTGGTTGCAAGTACGGTTCCAAGCATACCCATTGCCATCACTAGGAAGAGTGCATAGTATGCTCCAATTTGGTGATTAACGTGACTTTTTAGAGAAGAGGATTCTATCAGTTCAGTACCGCCTCCTACCAGTTGTTTTTCAGAATTCATTCGTTCTTCAAATATGGTAGTAATTCTGGAAACCATATACGGTTTTGAGAAGAGTGCCAATACAGTCGATATTAGGTATATTATGATTGCAAACGGAGAAGCAAGGCCGTCAAGCAATAAACCAAATTCTCCAAATAGTTGAGTCCATTTGTAATGTTCTTCATAGCTTCCTGAAAGCGCCGGAATAATGACTAGTACAGTGCAATACAGCAGCAACCCAAAACTAAACAATGCTGCGGCAGTAGGCCCAGACTTGCGTCCGATATAATATGCAACCGGAGAGAGCAATAGTGGCAGTAACAGAGCCTGCAATAGTACGAATTGCATTACCCTTTCAAGCTCCTAAAGTCTGCAATGTCAATGTTTCTGTACATCCTATATGCCACAATCACAAGTGCCAGCCCGACTGCAACTTCTGCTGCAGCTATAGCGATTGAGAAGAGAGCAAATGTTTGCCCTTGGCTGTTTGGTATGTATCTTGAAAATGCTACCAAATTGAGATTGGCAGAATTGACAATCATCTCTATGCCAAAAAGCATACGGATTGCATTTCTCTTTACTGCAATTCCATAGATTCCAATGGCAAGCAATGCCACTGAAACTAGAATAAAATCAATCAGTGCGTTGGTCATCTATAACATCCTCCCTTCTTGCTAGTGTCATTGCCCCGATAATTGATGATGCCAAAATTAATGCCATCACTATTAATGCAGGCGAATAATATGTTAGAAAGTCTTCCCCTATCTTTTTGTAATCTACTGCGGACGAATTTGTATCCATTGTTTTCAGACCAGAGCCAATGATTATTGTTCCTATACCCAACATAAGTACAATCATCAATCCAATACCAGCATACCTTCTGCGTTTGTCTTCGACCTTATTGAAAATAAGTTCTCGTCTGACTAACATGACTGTGAATAATATAAGAACTGCAATTGAACCCACATAAACTGAAAGTTGGAACATTGCTACAAATGGTGCATCTAAAAGCAGAAAGAATCCAGCAACACCAGATAATGTAAGCATCAATGCGATTGAGCCATATATCAAAGAGCGTATTTCGAGTGCTACAATTGCAGAACCAATTGTCAGAACAGATAGAGCTAGAAATACCGAGTCAACCATGTGAAGCACCCCTGTCATCGATCTTTATTTCAACATCTTGTGAAATCTTTGGCTTTATGGCAAGTTGAGCAGGGGTGTAAATTAAAGCAGATTTTGTAAAAGAAGAAAGCTCATAGTCGTTGGTCATGTAGAGTGCATAGAATGGACATGCATCAACACATAAGCCACAGAATACACATTTACCGTAATCTATCTGTGGCATTATGGCTTTCTTGTTATGCTTCCACGTCTCATGAACCTTGACC
Coding sequences within:
- a CDS encoding NADH-quinone oxidoreductase subunit 5 family protein; its protein translation is MAILSFDFISGLGDLRVWAIWILPFIAAVVIPAVGKASKRATGFVAVAFALASAISAMTLLPAALGNHEIHNQIPWISSIGLKAGVLADPLAVLMSNVVAWISFLIFVYSTGYMKGDKDLTRFFFWMAFFLGSMQLIVLSDNFLQLFFGWEGVGLASYALVGFWYRDKKKDYVGTEGRHVLGLIDYYSPTHSGMKAFIMTKVGDIMMLAGMFLIFAFAGTFGFRELTENTSWATAMSAQHLLIPAAVLLFGGAIGKSAQFPLNEWLLEAMTGPTAVSALIHAATMVKAGVFLVARLAPLFFALAAIGINMDQFFEVIAWVGAITALLLATQGMVHPEIKKVLAYSTGSQIGYMMMALGVAGLSKQFVDGYTAGFFHLISHAMFKASLFMAAGSILHVVGSRFMTDMGGLRKYMKKTYIFMWAAGLGLMGAPFITTGFWSKDAIFAAVYQSGNTWALPLFTIAVVTAVITAFYTTRMIGLVFFGNKSKHIEELEKEGHHVHEAGPSMWVPYGILAVLTIGVGVMGLAFEHQIHDLFVNYLGSTFGIKSDVGAVAIGSQPLLGGFLEGVNPIALMASLAAFAIGFGLGYVFYIGRFADPVKFVNSNIFFYAIHKFFLNRWYLNALIYWGFVVAPLYIARGLYKYFENIVLEGFNVVPEKTMAGGARIMQATQTGVSQSYLYIFGVGILIVVFLLLI
- a CDS encoding complex I subunit 4 family protein, whose translation is MQFVLLQALLLPLLLSPVAYYIGRKSGPTAAALFSFGLLLYCTVLVIIPALSGSYEEHYKWTQLFGEFGLLLDGLASPFAIIIYLISTVLALFSKPYMVSRITTIFEERMNSEKQLVGGGTELIESSSLKSHVNHQIGAYYALFLVMAMGMLGTVLATNLIEFYVFFEVMLIPAFFMLAIWGYESRRRVALLFFFWTHVGAVILLLGFLSIGLSVGSFNYADIKTHGIPPHILALAAVAIIVGLAVKMAAFVVHMWLPHVYRASPTPLNALSSGAMLGVGAYGLFRLIVMLMPAQYEHFALALNIWGLITMIYGGIMALVQDDIRKLFAYSSISQMGYILFGIGSVSALGLSGSELFFISTSLGKVILFMMVGAIILQVGTRSITKMGGLAGKMPITAVCAMIGALTLMGIPPTSGFMAEWTMFYGALQTAIQQGSMIRMVTFGLGLVATVITMAYILWMIKRVFFGKLPEHLEKTKEANWYVTGPMMVLAGFSVVIGIYPDIFFNQIIPFMKGLVGI
- the nuoK gene encoding NADH-quinone oxidoreductase subunit NuoK; this translates as MTNALIDFILVSVALLAIGIYGIAVKRNAIRMLFGIEMIVNSANLNLVAFSRYIPNSQGQTFALFSIAIAAAEVAVGLALVIVAYRMYRNIDIADFRSLKG
- a CDS encoding NADH-quinone oxidoreductase subunit J family protein encodes the protein MVDSVFLALSVLTIGSAIVALEIRSLIYGSIALMLTLSGVAGFFLLLDAPFVAMFQLSVYVGSIAVLILFTVMLVRRELIFNKVEDKRRRYAGIGLMIVLMLGIGTIIIGSGLKTMDTNSSAVDYKKIGEDFLTYYSPALIVMALILASSIIGAMTLARREDVIDDQRTD
- a CDS encoding NADH-quinone oxidoreductase subunit I, encoding MSNVIGIIRALNSGVKHLAVKRFTLRYPEQKLKFVGDGFQFNPETGVGIAGLRGRHILFHEHCTGCQLCSVACEGIAEAISMVKVHETWKHNKKAIMPQIDYGKCVFCGLCVDACPFYALYMTNDYELSSFTKSALIYTPAQLAIKPKISQDVEIKIDDRGASHG